In Methanobrevibacter sp., one DNA window encodes the following:
- a CDS encoding formylmethanofuran dehydrogenase subunit A, translating into MMEYILKNGIVYDPANEVNGEKMDVMFKDGIIVDNVSADAKVLDVTDKIVMPAGIDPHAHVAGPKLVVGRLYRPEDSRRGVTQKTKVIRSESGFSIPSCPATGYRYSRLGYGTVVEAAMPPLEAKHTHEEIATIPMIDIPAMPLFGNNWFVMEYAKENNIEDIAAFVAAWLKISKGYGIKIVNPCGSEAWGWGMNVHGVNDKAPYFDVTSKEVIIALAKANEMLNLPHSIHIHPNDLGHPGNYTTTLETMDAVKDVKKGSKAAEIRDQTMHVCHLQFHSYTGNSWKDAGSAAPELADYINKNKHITCDVGQVTLDETTTMTADAPMEYDLFKLSGLKWTNKDIECETAAGIIPCIYSGKNPVNTLQWAIGLELFLGIENPWQVCLTTDHPNAGPYTRYPRIISWLMSNQRRMEMIENREVHKWAEKRTTLATLDREYDFYDIATISRAAPARIYGFTDRGALTPGYRADIAVYDINPNDIDPSREAAAIEEGFNVADYTIKDGQILVKDKEIVKVKESQNIWVNVKGWEQNEQKVIDNIMPFFTQYYSVKWENYPVHDHYVSNPIRVDVDGK; encoded by the coding sequence ATAATGGAATATATTCTTAAAAATGGTATTGTCTACGACCCTGCTAATGAAGTTAACGGGGAAAAGATGGACGTTATGTTCAAAGATGGTATTATTGTAGATAATGTTTCTGCAGATGCTAAAGTCTTAGACGTTACCGATAAAATAGTCATGCCAGCAGGTATTGACCCTCACGCACACGTTGCAGGTCCTAAATTAGTAGTAGGAAGATTATACAGGCCTGAAGATTCCAGAAGAGGTGTTACTCAAAAAACTAAAGTAATTAGATCAGAATCTGGATTCTCCATTCCAAGTTGTCCTGCAACCGGTTACAGATACTCAAGATTAGGTTACGGTACTGTTGTAGAAGCAGCTATGCCTCCTCTTGAAGCAAAACACACTCACGAAGAAATTGCAACTATTCCAATGATTGATATTCCAGCAATGCCATTATTCGGTAACAACTGGTTTGTAATGGAATATGCAAAAGAGAATAATATTGAAGACATCGCAGCATTCGTAGCTGCATGGTTGAAAATCTCAAAAGGTTACGGAATCAAAATCGTAAACCCATGTGGAAGTGAAGCATGGGGATGGGGTATGAACGTACACGGTGTAAATGATAAAGCACCATACTTTGACGTAACTTCCAAAGAAGTTATCATCGCTTTAGCAAAAGCTAACGAAATGTTAAACTTACCTCACTCTATACACATTCACCCTAACGACTTAGGACACCCTGGTAACTACACCACAACTTTAGAAACCATGGATGCAGTTAAAGACGTTAAAAAAGGTTCCAAAGCAGCTGAAATCAGAGACCAAACTATGCACGTTTGTCACTTGCAATTCCACTCTTACACTGGTAACAGTTGGAAAGATGCTGGATCTGCTGCACCTGAACTTGCTGATTACATTAACAAGAATAAACACATTACTTGTGATGTAGGTCAAGTTACATTAGATGAAACCACTACCATGACTGCAGACGCTCCTATGGAATACGACTTATTCAAATTGTCCGGTCTCAAATGGACCAACAAGGATATTGAATGTGAAACCGCAGCAGGTATCATTCCATGTATCTACTCTGGTAAAAACCCTGTTAACACATTACAATGGGCTATTGGTCTTGAATTGTTCTTAGGAATTGAAAACCCATGGCAAGTATGTTTAACTACTGACCACCCTAATGCAGGACCATACACAAGATATCCTAGAATCATCTCCTGGTTGATGAGTAACCAAAGAAGAATGGAAATGATTGAAAACAGAGAAGTACACAAATGGGCAGAAAAAAGAACTACTCTTGCAACTCTCGACAGAGAATACGATTTCTACGATATTGCAACTATTTCCAGAGCTGCTCCTGCTAGAATCTACGGATTCACAGACAGAGGTGCACTTACTCCTGGATACAGAGCAGACATTGCTGTATATGACATAAATCCTAATGATATTGACCCATCTAGAGAAGCTGCTGCAATTGAAGAAGGTTTCAATGTTGCTGATTACACTATTAAAGATGGTCAAATCTTAGTAAAAGATAAAGAAATTGTTAAAGTTAAAGAAAGTCAAAACATTTGGGTTAACGTAAAAGGATGGGAACAAAACGAACAAAAAGTAATCGACAACATTATGCCATTCTTTACTCAATACTACTCAGTTAAATGGGAAAACTACCCAGTACACGACCACTATGTATCTAACCCAATTAGAGTAGACGTTGATGGTAAATAG
- a CDS encoding DUF2097 domain-containing protein has translation MVEEIQMTFDEAVEYVRNEVKVRDILEISYNRIFAPGEVLGITEEDEVTGEGLRVAMQLTGEILNQSIEIDLNEIEDDLIEMRHITDDKEIIIEIL, from the coding sequence ATGGTAGAAGAAATTCAAATGACCTTTGATGAAGCAGTCGAATATGTCAGAAATGAAGTTAAGGTTAGAGATATATTGGAAATATCCTATAATCGTATTTTTGCTCCTGGTGAAGTTTTAGGAATCACTGAAGAAGATGAAGTAACTGGCGAAGGTCTTAGGGTTGCAATGCAATTAACTGGTGAAATATTAAACCAATCCATAGAAATCGATCTTAATGAGATTGAGGATGATTTAATAGAAATGCGCCACATCACTGATGATAAAGAAATCATCATTGAAATTTTATAA
- a CDS encoding formylmethanofuran dehydrogenase subunit B, with protein MTYEPPVTDYDYIVENCTCAFCGCNCDDLDYLVKDNHVVAVRHACRLGASKIMEDMDQRLLVPMIRDENGELKEVDWDTALDKAAEYIANSIRPVFYGWSETSTECMKEGVALGEYIGAVLDNQATICHGPSLQAVQNAGYPIQTLGEVQNRADVIAYSGSNAMNSHPRHMARYAVFCRGYFRQRGRFDRTVITMDPKFSDTAKCSDKWIGFEQNGDYGFYNAIRAVLRGKELYQDVISGIPKEDIYELAEEMKNAEFGVLFFGLGLTHTLSKQRNIDIAIKMVQDLNRFSKWGLTPMRGHFNVNGFNIFMAFECGFAFGVDYCRGYPRYMMGETNTIDLLVRKEPDCFMVIAADPGAHFPNGANQHLANIPVIQIDIHWGPSTELADVVLPGSFIAVECAGTSYRMDGVPIYMKKAIDKPETCRDDEWIVRELKERVMKLREEPNVAPKYVPNPNAL; from the coding sequence ATGACTTATGAACCACCTGTAACTGATTATGATTACATTGTTGAAAATTGTACCTGTGCATTCTGTGGTTGTAACTGTGATGACTTAGATTACTTGGTAAAAGATAATCATGTTGTTGCTGTAAGACACGCATGCAGGTTAGGGGCAAGTAAAATTATGGAAGATATGGACCAAAGATTACTTGTTCCAATGATTAGGGATGAAAACGGAGAACTTAAGGAAGTAGATTGGGATACTGCTTTAGACAAAGCTGCCGAATACATTGCTAACTCCATCAGACCAGTATTCTACGGATGGTCTGAAACTTCTACTGAATGTATGAAAGAAGGAGTAGCATTAGGTGAATACATCGGTGCTGTATTAGATAACCAAGCTACTATCTGTCACGGTCCTTCCTTGCAAGCTGTACAAAATGCAGGTTACCCTATTCAAACTTTAGGTGAAGTTCAAAACAGAGCAGACGTTATTGCTTACTCTGGAAGTAACGCTATGAACTCTCACCCAAGACACATGGCAAGATATGCTGTATTCTGTCGTGGATACTTCAGACAAAGAGGAAGATTTGACAGAACTGTTATTACCATGGATCCAAAATTCTCAGATACTGCAAAATGTTCTGACAAATGGATTGGATTTGAACAAAACGGAGACTACGGTTTCTACAACGCTATTAGAGCTGTACTCAGAGGAAAAGAATTATATCAAGATGTAATTTCTGGAATTCCTAAAGAAGATATTTACGAATTAGCAGAAGAAATGAAAAACGCTGAATTTGGTGTTCTCTTCTTCGGTTTAGGTTTAACCCACACTTTATCAAAACAAAGAAACATTGATATTGCAATTAAGATGGTACAAGACTTAAACAGATTCTCCAAATGGGGTCTCACTCCAATGAGAGGTCACTTCAACGTAAACGGTTTCAACATTTTCATGGCATTCGAATGTGGATTTGCTTTCGGTGTTGACTACTGTAGAGGTTACCCAAGATATATGATGGGTGAAACCAACACTATCGATTTATTAGTAAGAAAAGAACCAGACTGTTTCATGGTTATTGCAGCTGACCCAGGTGCTCACTTCCCTAATGGAGCAAACCAACATTTAGCTAACATTCCTGTTATTCAAATCGATATTCACTGGGGTCCATCAACCGAATTGGCTGATGTAGTATTGCCTGGTTCATTCATTGCTGTAGAATGTGCCGGTACCAGTTATCGTATGGATGGAGTTCCTATCTACATGAAGAAAGCTATCGACAAACCAGAAACCTGTCGTGACGACGAATGGATTGTCCGTGAATTGAAAGAAAGAGTAATGAAACTCAGAGAAGAGCCAAACGTAGCTCCAAAATATGTGCCAAATCCAAACGCACTCTAA
- a CDS encoding DUF128 domain-containing protein produces the protein MSESEHRMIEILRILSAQDKPTGSKLIADELKNKGFNLGERAVRYHMQILDEKGYTERMGYSGRQITDLGREKLEKGLIYDQVDFIHSKFEEMIYLADFDYMAQSGNVVVNRSIIYNEESINIMKEIIETGLSVSPYVNLNKVGSKGEIEVTTLCGTTIDGILLNEGIPTQLKYGGLLKIEDNHPTKFTELISYKKTSVTPLDAFSNTNQTSVLDVITKGSGIIPANFRLIPAIGRQKAVDIINQLNKIGIGGIINISNEGENTLGIPVPEGMVGISIVGGITPFCAIKELGEEIDIKIAEEITDFKTLSPITNVNKPTLKPVNQKIHPHIPFLLSKSWNLIQQVNFNVEKRKGDIIANVSYIKKDELDNAIAIMEETYNSNPKYINPYYKLVDHPTDDSKVGIATICSLSIDGLLINNGIMSNPIYGGLLELTEPPLFIDLISYNGTTIDPHKIFLSKNMTSISSNIGTKKILASFKEVPYIARDYAVYLLEILKNTGFSIYKIGKPREVTYNAKADNYNFGVVAGSGLNAIGAIKEKGIDIEVKAIEKLIPFEEMDRL, from the coding sequence ATGTCAGAATCAGAACACCGAATGATAGAGATTTTAAGGATATTAAGTGCACAGGATAAACCAACCGGTTCTAAATTAATAGCTGATGAACTAAAAAACAAAGGATTTAATTTAGGAGAGCGTGCAGTAAGATATCATATGCAGATATTGGATGAAAAGGGATATACCGAGAGAATGGGATACTCCGGAAGGCAAATTACGGATTTGGGTCGTGAAAAATTAGAGAAAGGATTGATTTACGATCAGGTTGATTTTATCCATTCAAAATTTGAAGAAATGATTTATTTGGCAGACTTCGACTATATGGCACAAAGCGGAAATGTTGTTGTCAATAGGTCAATCATTTATAATGAAGAATCAATCAATATAATGAAAGAAATTATTGAAACCGGTCTTTCTGTTAGTCCTTATGTCAATTTAAATAAAGTTGGAAGCAAAGGTGAAATTGAAGTAACAACATTGTGTGGAACAACAATCGACGGGATACTTCTAAACGAAGGAATACCTACACAACTCAAATACGGCGGGCTCTTAAAAATTGAAGACAACCACCCAACCAAATTTACAGAATTAATATCCTACAAAAAGACATCCGTGACTCCCTTGGATGCCTTTTCAAACACCAATCAAACATCTGTTTTGGACGTGATTACCAAAGGAAGCGGAATCATACCTGCAAACTTCAGATTAATACCTGCAATAGGCAGGCAAAAAGCCGTCGACATAATCAACCAATTAAACAAGATTGGAATAGGCGGCATCATTAACATCTCAAATGAGGGCGAAAACACATTAGGAATACCAGTGCCTGAAGGAATGGTTGGAATATCCATTGTTGGAGGGATAACACCATTCTGCGCAATCAAAGAGCTTGGAGAGGAAATAGACATTAAGATAGCTGAAGAAATAACCGATTTTAAAACATTGTCTCCAATTACAAACGTGAACAAACCAACATTAAAACCTGTAAATCAAAAAATTCACCCGCACATCCCATTTTTACTTTCAAAATCATGGAATTTAATCCAACAAGTCAACTTTAATGTCGAAAAAAGAAAAGGGGACATCATAGCAAATGTATCATACATTAAAAAGGACGAGCTGGACAACGCAATAGCCATAATGGAAGAGACATACAATTCAAATCCAAAATACATTAATCCTTATTATAAGCTTGTTGACCATCCAACTGACGACAGCAAAGTAGGAATAGCCACAATCTGCAGCTTAAGCATTGATGGACTATTAATAAACAATGGAATCATGTCCAATCCGATTTATGGAGGATTGCTTGAGTTAACCGAACCTCCATTGTTCATTGATCTAATATCCTACAATGGAACAACAATTGATCCTCACAAAATATTCCTATCAAAGAACATGACCTCAATATCTTCAAATATCGGAACCAAAAAGATATTGGCCAGCTTTAAAGAGGTTCCGTATATTGCACGAGATTATGCAGTCTACTTACTTGAAATATTAAAAAATACAGGATTTTCAATCTATAAAATAGGAAAGCCTAGAGAAGTAACTTACAATGCAAAAGCAGATAATTATAATTTCGGTGTTGTTGCAGGAAGTGGACTTAACGCTATCGGTGCAATAAAAGAAAAAGGAATAGACATTGAAGTTAAAGCTATTGAAAAATTAATACCATTTGAAGAAATGGACAGATTGTAA
- a CDS encoding 4Fe-4S binding protein, whose amino-acid sequence MVVQMPKHIASGLKYLAAVKLKDAGESHQAIANELGVDRSTISHYLNGSNLSWNSIDVARTITELSPRDFLKMAEAILDEPEQSRKIVNICRERDFEVTIKDSCIGCGLCVNACSMKAIKLESLTAHADSIHCCGCQLCEDECPTNSINILEI is encoded by the coding sequence ATGGTGGTTCAAATGCCAAAACATATTGCATCTGGTTTGAAATATTTGGCGGCAGTCAAGTTGAAGGATGCCGGTGAAAGTCACCAAGCGATTGCAAACGAGTTGGGTGTTGACAGGTCTACCATTTCACATTATCTGAATGGCAGCAATTTGTCTTGGAACTCAATTGATGTTGCAAGAACTATAACGGAGCTTTCCCCCAGGGATTTTCTGAAAATGGCTGAAGCTATTTTGGATGAACCAGAACAGAGTCGTAAAATTGTGAATATTTGCCGAGAAAGAGATTTCGAAGTAACTATAAAAGATTCTTGTATTGGTTGCGGATTATGTGTAAATGCATGTTCGATGAAAGCTATTAAATTAGAATCATTAACGGCGCATGCAGACTCCATACACTGTTGCGGTTGTCAGCTTTGTGAAGATGAGTGCCCAACTAATTCTATAAACATTTTGGAGATTTAA
- a CDS encoding DUF2097 domain-containing protein translates to MKELELTTKDAINYLKENVKIHDKIEISYNRVFAEGEVLNVDFSEYFGEPGFRLLVSLDESDIGSTVEIDIYEFEEDIIEFVHYPKDGEEVDVTVI, encoded by the coding sequence ATGAAAGAATTAGAATTAACCACAAAAGATGCTATAAACTACCTAAAAGAAAATGTAAAGATACATGATAAGATTGAAATATCTTATAATAGGGTTTTTGCAGAAGGGGAAGTCTTGAATGTTGATTTTTCCGAATATTTCGGTGAACCGGGTTTTAGATTGCTGGTTTCACTTGATGAAAGCGATATAGGCTCTACTGTTGAGATTGACATATATGAATTTGAAGAGGATATAATTGAATTCGTCCATTATCCTAAAGATGGGGAAGAAGTGGATGTTACTGTAATCTAG
- a CDS encoding molybdopterin dinucleotide binding domain-containing protein, translated as MHYANTYLEKPVVPDVKITGEGTTDVLKCMLNTGSDIYQGACKKRGSTLKEEYKNASGTCYMDPRDMAKLGVNNWDTVLVKTDFGEVVVNCAVSRDAPHEGTVFICKGPWANTIVSHDTYCCSDPTYKGIRCTVEKTDRKVLLMADLMRWVYKKYVDEEDDDVVENMDSLGELPVYHGRKWEELIDHDL; from the coding sequence ATGCATTATGCTAATACTTATTTAGAAAAACCTGTAGTGCCTGATGTAAAAATTACTGGTGAAGGAACTACCGATGTTTTAAAATGTATGTTAAACACCGGTTCTGACATCTACCAAGGTGCTTGTAAAAAAAGAGGATCCACCTTAAAAGAAGAATACAAAAACGCTTCTGGTACTTGCTACATGGATCCTAGAGACATGGCAAAATTAGGTGTAAACAACTGGGATACTGTACTTGTAAAAACCGATTTCGGTGAAGTAGTAGTAAACTGTGCAGTTTCAAGAGATGCACCTCACGAAGGTACCGTATTCATTTGTAAAGGTCCTTGGGCTAACACTATTGTAAGCCACGACACTTACTGTTGTTCCGACCCTACTTACAAAGGTATTCGTTGTACTGTAGAAAAAACTGATAGAAAAGTATTACTCATGGCAGACTTAATGAGATGGGTATACAAAAAATATGTTGATGAAGAAGATGACGATGTTGTTGAAAACATGGATTCTTTAGGTGAATTGCCTGTTTATCACGGACGTAAATGGGAGGAGTTGATTGACCATGACTTATGA
- a CDS encoding formylmethanofuran dehydrogenase subunit C, giving the protein MFSLKTITFDQIKTSSIALEFDELIPDEIYSWTEADFAKYQVPIGNSRFPITDFFEITVEGEANGPDEVEMILNGDLNRVKYIGCKMSAGNIVCNSSVDLHVGAEMSGGSILVKGNAAAHAGREMSGGYLEIEGNTKEFTGASYIGEWRGMTGGEIVVGGNAGKQCGECLTGGKIHVKGNCDILAGIHMTKGIIEIDGDVNRWPGGQMKNGNIIIHGFLGRLLEGFVLDGIVVDPEVDGITFEGKYIKYTGDIGLNGKGNLYLGAETNKEKLASYGELDDEYTSIREYRNL; this is encoded by the coding sequence GTGTTTAGTTTGAAAACAATTACATTTGATCAAATAAAAACTTCTTCAATCGCTTTAGAATTCGATGAATTAATTCCTGATGAAATTTATTCATGGACTGAAGCTGATTTCGCAAAATATCAAGTTCCAATTGGAAACTCCAGATTCCCAATCACTGATTTCTTTGAAATCACTGTAGAAGGAGAAGCTAATGGACCTGATGAAGTTGAAATGATTCTTAACGGTGATTTAAACAGAGTTAAATACATCGGTTGTAAAATGAGTGCTGGAAACATCGTCTGTAACAGTAGTGTAGACTTACACGTAGGTGCAGAAATGTCCGGTGGATCCATCCTAGTCAAAGGTAACGCAGCTGCTCACGCAGGAAGAGAAATGTCTGGAGGATACCTTGAAATTGAAGGAAATACCAAAGAATTCACTGGTGCTTCTTACATTGGTGAATGGAGAGGTATGACCGGTGGAGAAATTGTTGTTGGCGGTAACGCTGGTAAACAATGTGGTGAATGTTTAACTGGTGGAAAGATTCACGTTAAAGGTAACTGTGATATCTTAGCCGGTATTCACATGACCAAAGGTATCATCGAAATCGATGGTGACGTAAACCGTTGGCCTGGTGGTCAAATGAAAAACGGTAACATTATTATTCACGGATTCCTCGGAAGATTACTCGAAGGATTTGTGCTTGATGGTATCGTAGTTGACCCTGAAGTTGATGGAATCACTTTTGAAGGTAAATACATTAAATATACTGGAGATATTGGTCTTAACGGTAAAGGTAATCTTTACTTAGGTGCTGAAACTAACAAAGAAAAATTAGCTAGTTACGGCGAATTAGACGACGAATATACTTCAATCAGAGAATACAGGAATTTATAA
- the glnA gene encoding type I glutamate--ammonia ligase has protein sequence MSEIDEEKMQSVIEQMKEDNIKFIRLQFVDINGTVKNIVIPFNEEDMEDLIVEGMLFDGSSIAGFVGINESDLVLKPDINTYSRLSWRPEESAVCRFICDVWTPEHEPFIGDPRSVLKKSLAKIGKMGLKYNIGPEPEFFIVDIDENGYPMPYDEAGYFDVEPLDKGPDFRRELTLNLEELDFEVEASHHEVAPGQNEIAFRFRDALKTADAVITFKQAIKAIVDNMATFDQLDYRVTFMPKPFFGVNGSGMHCHQSVFKGDKNLFSDPDSETGLSKDALHFMGGLLKHAPALTAITNPIVNSYKRLVPGYEAPVYRAYGLKNRSALIRVPAARGKATRIEYRAPDPACNPYLAFAVMLEAGIDGIQNKIDPGEPTEINIYQLTEQEREEMGIKVLPSSLWEAYHALEEDPLILGALGPHISEKFLELKYQEWDEYRVQVFGYEQRKYLDI, from the coding sequence ATGAGCGAAATTGATGAAGAAAAAATGCAAAGCGTTATCGAACAAATGAAAGAGGACAACATTAAATTTATCCGTTTACAATTTGTCGATATAAATGGTACAGTAAAAAATATTGTCATTCCATTCAATGAAGAAGATATGGAAGACCTAATCGTTGAAGGAATGTTATTTGACGGATCTTCAATTGCAGGATTCGTCGGAATCAATGAAAGTGACCTCGTTTTAAAACCGGACATCAACACTTACTCCAGATTATCCTGGAGACCTGAAGAATCTGCTGTATGTAGATTCATCTGTGATGTATGGACCCCAGAACACGAACCATTCATTGGAGACCCAAGAAGCGTTCTTAAAAAATCCTTAGCAAAAATCGGAAAAATGGGATTGAAATATAACATCGGTCCTGAACCTGAATTCTTTATTGTTGACATTGACGAAAACGGATATCCGATGCCATACGATGAAGCAGGTTACTTTGATGTGGAACCTTTAGACAAAGGACCTGACTTCAGAAGAGAGCTAACTTTAAACTTAGAGGAATTGGACTTTGAAGTTGAAGCTTCTCACCACGAAGTGGCTCCGGGTCAAAACGAAATTGCATTCAGATTTAGAGATGCTCTTAAAACTGCAGATGCAGTAATTACATTCAAACAAGCTATCAAAGCTATTGTAGACAACATGGCTACATTTGATCAATTGGATTACAGGGTAACATTCATGCCAAAACCGTTCTTCGGTGTAAACGGTAGTGGAATGCACTGTCACCAATCCGTATTCAAAGGAGACAAAAACTTATTCTCCGACCCTGATTCAGAAACCGGTCTGTCAAAAGATGCTCTCCACTTCATGGGAGGATTACTTAAACACGCACCTGCATTAACCGCAATCACTAACCCTATTGTAAACTCATACAAACGTTTAGTGCCAGGTTATGAAGCTCCAGTATACAGAGCATACGGTCTTAAAAACAGATCCGCTTTAATCAGAGTTCCAGCAGCTCGTGGAAAAGCAACCCGTATCGAATATAGGGCACCTGACCCTGCATGTAACCCATACCTTGCATTTGCTGTAATGTTAGAGGCAGGTATCGACGGTATTCAGAACAAGATTGACCCAGGTGAACCTACCGAAATCAACATTTACCAGTTAACCGAACAAGAAAGGGAAGAAATGGGCATTAAAGTCTTACCATCAAGTTTATGGGAAGCTTACCATGCTCTTGAAGAGGATCCATTAATCCTTGGCGCTTTAGGCCCTCACATCAGTGAAAAATTCCTAGAGCTCAAATACCAAGAATGGGACGAATACCGTGTCCAAGTATTTGGATACGAACAAAGAAAATATTTAGATATCTAA
- a CDS encoding ferredoxin family protein — protein sequence MELKVNQDNCLGCGICVIACPVNAAISPENAGGAGAKTEEVIMMVENGFIKLFSPEKCELCGTCQMFCPVNAIWLE from the coding sequence ATGGAACTTAAAGTTAATCAAGATAATTGTTTAGGATGCGGGATTTGTGTAATTGCTTGTCCTGTTAATGCAGCTATCAGTCCTGAAAATGCTGGTGGTGCTGGTGCAAAGACTGAAGAAGTTATTATGATGGTAGAAAACGGATTTATTAAACTTTTCAGTCCTGAAAAATGTGAATTGTGTGGAACATGTCAAATGTTTTGCCCAGTAAATGCTATATGGTTAGAATAG
- the fwdF gene encoding tungsten-dependent formylmethanofuran dehydrogenase subunit FwdF — protein sequence MIRNLKEVKDNNFDITRSAEEVRNLSFNDHVCLGCGICESTCPVEAITLNAIAIDSRVGFETYFSGHDKIGQNIKEDPDIQRISIDESKCVLCGMCSGLCPVDALVLTINDVPIKEIEAYPHYNAFSEIDDDECIYCKRCEIACPRDAIVIERILPNRADLVTGEIEVNEDDCIYCGVCQELCPAEAIVVDSETGKESIVIDKDKCVYCLVCKKSCPTNAIKALCRACSYGEYDLDPAKAVVTGNSVIDPDACVYCGWCEGVCPTDAAKHKKPFEGTIEVDQDKCQACGACVDICSCNALAFPVSTGPGSRLDYIVANPDYCIKCKACANACPNDAITVKRTEIDHTPINSTTWKEALDAIKD from the coding sequence ATGATTAGAAATTTAAAAGAAGTTAAAGACAACAACTTTGACATTACAAGGTCAGCGGAGGAAGTAAGAAATTTGTCTTTCAATGATCATGTTTGTCTTGGATGTGGGATTTGCGAATCCACTTGTCCTGTTGAAGCAATTACATTAAATGCAATTGCTATTGACTCTCGTGTAGGTTTCGAAACTTACTTCAGTGGACATGACAAGATTGGTCAAAATATCAAAGAAGACCCTGACATCCAAAGGATAAGCATAGATGAAAGCAAATGTGTATTATGTGGTATGTGTAGTGGATTATGCCCTGTAGACGCATTAGTATTAACTATTAATGATGTCCCTATCAAAGAAATTGAAGCATATCCTCATTACAATGCATTCTCAGAAATTGATGACGATGAATGTATCTACTGTAAGAGATGTGAAATTGCATGTCCTCGTGATGCAATCGTCATTGAAAGAATATTGCCAAATCGTGCAGACTTAGTAACTGGTGAAATTGAAGTAAATGAAGACGACTGTATTTACTGTGGCGTATGTCAAGAATTATGTCCTGCAGAAGCTATAGTTGTTGATAGTGAAACTGGAAAAGAATCTATTGTTATTGACAAAGATAAATGTGTATACTGTTTAGTATGTAAAAAATCTTGTCCTACTAATGCTATTAAAGCACTTTGTAGAGCTTGTTCTTACGGAGAATACGATTTAGATCCTGCAAAAGCTGTTGTTACAGGTAACTCTGTAATCGACCCAGATGCATGTGTATACTGCGGATGGTGTGAAGGAGTATGTCCTACCGATGCAGCTAAACACAAAAAACCATTTGAAGGAACTATTGAAGTAGATCAAGACAAATGTCAAGCTTGTGGTGCTTGTGTAGATATTTGTAGTTGTAATGCTTTAGCATTCCCTGTATCAACCGGTCCTGGTTCTAGATTAGATTATATTGTTGCTAATCCGGATTACTGTATTAAATGTAAAGCATGTGCTAACGCATGTCCTAACGATGCTATTACAGTTAAAAGAACTGAAATTGATCACACTCCTATAAACTCAACTACTTGGAAAGAAGCTTTAGATGCTATTAAAGACTAG